A genomic region of Parambassis ranga chromosome 7, fParRan2.1, whole genome shotgun sequence contains the following coding sequences:
- the acvr1ba gene encoding activin A receptor type 1Ba — translation MSLKQFVPTLLALIGLVAVGNALRCNCTNCEKTGYECETDGACMASTYYIEGKEQHVRICINQDNLVPPGQPFYCLSAEGFLNTHCCYVDYCNSIDLKVPVPTKGDWTGPGSTWGPVELVAVIAGPVFLLCVLLMVGVFLFQYHQRAYSHRQRLEVEDPSCDHLYLAKDKTLQDLIYDMSTSGSGSGLPLFVQRTVARTIVLQEIIGKGRFGEVWRGKWRGGDVAVKIFSSREERSWFREAEIYQTIMLRHENILGFIAADNKDNGTWTQLWLVSDYHEHGSLFDYLNRYSVTIEGMIKLALSAASGLAHLHMEILGTQGKPGIAHRDLKSKNILVKKNGMCAIADLGLAVRHESITDTIDIAPNQRVGTKRYMAPEVLDETINMKHFDSFKCADIYALGLVYWEIARRCNAGGIHEEYQLPYFDLVPSDPSIEEMRKVVCDQKLRPNVPNWWQSYEALRVMGKIMRECWYANGAARLTALRIKKTLSQLSVEEDVKM, via the exons CTCTACGTTGCAACTGCACAAACTGTGAGAAGACGGGTTATGAGTGCGAGACAGATGGTGCCTGCATGGCTTCAACGTACTACATTGAGGGGAAAGAGCAACATGTACGCATTTGCATTAACCAGGACAACCTGGTCCCCCCTGGACAGCCCTTCTACTGTCTGAGTGCTGAAGGATTCCTCAACACTCACTGCTGCTATGTAGATTACTGCAACAGTATTGACCTGAAAGTCCCAG TCCCAACAAAGGGTGACTGGACAGGTCCAGGAAGCACCTGGGGCCCAGTGGAGCTTGTGGCAGTCATTGCAGGGCctgtgtttctgctctgtgtgctgctgatggTCGGCGTGTTCCTGTTCCAGTATCACCAGAGGGCCTACAGCCACAGACAGAGGTTAGAGGTAGAGGACCCCTCCTGTGACCATCTGTACCTGGCCAAGGACAAGACCCTGCAGGACCTTATCTATGACATGTCCACCTCGGGATCGGGCTCTG GTTTGCCTCTGTTCGTGCAACGGACAGTAGCCAGGACCATCGTCCTGCAGGAGATAATAGGAAAGGGTCGTTTTGGTGAGGTGTGGCGAGgaaagtggagaggaggagacgtGGCAGTGAAGATCTTCTCATCCAGAGAGGAGCGCTCCTGGTTCCGAGAGGCTGAAATCTACCAGACAATCATGCTACGGCACGAAAACATTCTTGGATTCATTGCAGCAGACAATAAAG ATAATGGCACTTGGACTCAGCTCTGGCTGGTGTCCGACTATCATGAGCATGGCTCTCTGTTTGACTACTTGAACCGCTACTCTGTCACCATTGAGGGCATGATCAAACTGGCACTGTCAGCCGCCAGCGGCCTGGCACACCTACACATGGAGATCCTCGGCACTCAGG GTAAACCAGGCATTGCTCACCGTGACCTCAAGTCTAAAAATATCCTGGTTAAGAAGAATGGTATGTGTGCCATAGCTGACCTTGGCCTGGCAGTCCGCCACGAGTCCATCACAGACACAATCGATATAGCACCGAATCAGCGCGTAGGCACTAAGAG GTATATGGCTCCAGAAGTCTTGGATGAAACCATCAATATGAAACACTTTGATTCCTTCAAGTGTGCTGACATTTATGCGCTGGGCCTGGTCTACTGGGAAATTGCTCGCCGCTGCAATGCAGGAG GTATCCATGAGGAGTACCAGCTGCCCTACTTCGACCTCGTGCCCTCTGACCCTTCCATAGAGGAGATGAGGAAGGTGGTGTGTGACCAGAAACTGAGGCCCAATGTGCCTAACTGGTGGCAGAGCTACGAG GCACTGCGTGTGATGGGGAAGATCATGAGGGAGTGCTGGTATGCCAACGGAGCAGCCCGTCTGACGGCTCTGCGCATTAAGAAGACTCTGTCTCAGCTCAGCGTGGAGGAAGACGTAAAGATGTGA